Proteins encoded in a region of the Syngnathus typhle isolate RoL2023-S1 ecotype Sweden linkage group LG20, RoL_Styp_1.0, whole genome shotgun sequence genome:
- the ngly1 gene encoding peptide-N(4)-(N-acetyl-beta-glucosaminyl)asparagine amidase isoform X4 — translation MNPNVEKYRSIRIGNPTFSTKLLPINGAVECLFEMGFEEVIRESLAAQRDQRLIGGQHPAASQEASALPVRPVLTVSGKNFFVTLQSNFQHVLLYEKPEIQQKARSYIPYTQLSLAADQKLKLAQEAETECKLGKDDFVVLELLRWFKSHFFSWVDCLPCSSCGGPTQNRGSLGPTGDDLRWGAQRVENHYCQRCQLSTRFPRYNNPEKLLQTRRGRCGEWANCFTLCCRALSLEARYIWDSTDHVWTEVYSVSQSRWLHCDSCENVCDQPLLYEVGWGKKLAYILAFSRDQVVDVTWRYSCKHPEVLSRRTNVEETWLLHTIIGLNALRQRSLGTDRKLELTRRLLVELVEFISPKIARQGELGGRVSGSLGWRMARGETGHAESGNIKQGAAYVFTPTEKERRDKLIHVSYNAAKDQYCRISNDFEIIHCWDQCVWRKESVFRKLEDDWHMVYIARMEGSSVGRIRWKFDFAPSKLTVKSVSIRACSQTFHFGNVSWLLQSGTTATEFAGDGSMQSFQCLNGASEFTVTAQLSGGEGNVSWQHAQLFRQSLKETEESPFEMIICLQNA, via the exons GAACCCCAATGTGGAAAAATACCGATCAATCCGTATAGGCAATCCGACTTTTTCGACCAAGCTCCTGCCGATCAACGGTGCTGTGGAATGCCTCTTCGAGATGGGCTTTGAGGAG GTAATCAGGGAGTCTCTAGCTGCTCAAAGAGACCAGAGACTGATTGGAGGGCAACATCCGGCAGCGAGCCAAGAAGCCTCAGCACTTCCTGTACGACCAGTACTAACG GTGAGCGGAAAGAACTTCTTTGTGACTCTTCAGTCTAACTTCCAACATGTGCTGCTCTACGAAAAACCCGAGATTCAGCAGAAAGCCAGGAGCTACATTCCTTACACGCAGCTATCCTTGGCTGCTGATCAGAAGCTGAAGTTAGCTCAAGAGGCTGAAACAG AATGTAAACTAGGAAAAGACGACTTCGTGGTGCTGGAGTTGCTTCGCTGGTTCAAATCCCATTTCTTCTCCTGGGTCGACTGTTTGCCCTGCAGCAGTTGCGGAGGCCCCACCCAGAATAGGGGGTCGCTCGGTCCTACCGGCGACGATCTACGCTGGGGAGCCCAGAGAGTGGAGAACCACTACTGTCAGAGGTGCCAGTTAAGCACCAGATTCCCTCG CTATAACAACCCGGAGAAGCTTCTCCAAACCAGGAGAGGGCGCTGTGGGGAGTGGGCCAACTGTTTTACCCTGTGTTGCAGAGCTCTCTCCCTTGAAGCCAGGTACATCTGGGACAGCACAG ATCACGTATGGACAGAGGTTTACTCGGTGTCGCAGAGCCGTTGGCTGCACTGTGATTCGTGCGAGAACGTCTGTGATCAACCTTTACTCTATGAGGTCGGCTGGGGGAAGAAACTGGCCTATATTCTGGCTTTCTCACGAGACCAG GTGGTTGATGTGACGTGGCGGTATTCCTGCAAGCATCCAGAGGTTTTGTCAAGAAGGACCAATGTTGAGGAGACTTGGCTGCTGCACACCATAATTGGGCTCAACGCCTTG AGACAGCGATCCCTCGGTACGGACAGGAAATTAGAATTGACACGACGCTTACTTGTCGAGCTTGTGGAATTTATTTCCCCCAAAATAGCGAGACAAGGTGAACTGGGAGGACGCGTCTCCGGCTCTCTTGGCTGGAGGATGGCGAGAGGAGAAACAGGACATGCAGAATCAGGGAATATCAAGCAG GGTGCCGCTTATGTGTTTACGCCCACCGAGAAAGAAAGGAGAGACAAGTTAATCCACGTGTCGTACAATGCCGCTAAAGACCAATACTGTCGCATCTCTAATGACTTTGAGATCATCCACTGCTGGGATCAATGTGTGTGGCGGAAGGAGTCTGTCTTTAGGAAGCTGGAAGATGACTGGCACATG GTATATATTGCTCGAATGGAAGGCTCCTCTGTAGGACGGATACGCTGGAAATTTGACTTTGCTCCATCCAAATTAACAGTAAAGTCTGTCTCAATCAGGGCCTGCAGCCAAACATTCCATTTTGGCAATGTCAGCTGGCTCTTGCAATCGGGCACGACGGCGACTGAGTTTGCTGGAG ATGGGAGCATGCAGTCCTTCCAGTGTTTAAACGGAGCCTCTGAGTTTACTGTCACTGCACAGCTCAGCGGTGGGGAAGGGAATGTCTCATGGCAGCACGCTCAGCTGTTCAGACAAAGTCTGAAGGAGACAGAAGAGTCTCCGTTTGAAATGATCATTTGCCTTCAAAACGCATGA
- the ngly1 gene encoding peptide-N(4)-(N-acetyl-beta-glucosaminyl)asparagine amidase isoform X2 — MALTPAVTLLCENSNEVFFDVCKLLLSYADNILRNPNVEKYRSIRIGNPTFSTKLLPINGAVECLFEMGFEEVIRESLAAQRDQRLIGGQHPAASQEASALPVRPVLTVSGKNFFVTLQSNFQHVLLYEKPEIQQKARSYIPYTQLSLAADQKLKLAQEAETECKLGKDDFVVLELLRWFKSHFFSWVDCLPCSSCGGPTQNRGSLGPTGDDLRWGAQRVENHYCQRCQLSTRFPRYNNPEKLLQTRRGRCGEWANCFTLCCRALSLEARYIWDSTDHVWTEVYSVSQSRWLHCDSCENVCDQPLLYEVGWGKKLAYILAFSRDQVVDVTWRYSCKHPEVLSRRTNVEETWLLHTIIGLNALRQRSLGTDRKLELTRRLLVELVEFISPKIARQGELGGRVSGSLGWRMARGETGHAESGNIKQGAAYVFTPTEKERRDKLIHVSYNAAKDQYCRISNDFEIIHCWDQCVWRKESVFRKLEDDWHMVYIARMEGSSVGRIRWKFDFAPSKLTVKSVSIRACSQTFHFGNVSWLLQSGTTATEFAGDGSMQSFQCLNGASEFTVTAQLSGGEGNVSWQHAQLFRQSLKETEESPFEMIICLQNA; from the exons GAACCCCAATGTGGAAAAATACCGATCAATCCGTATAGGCAATCCGACTTTTTCGACCAAGCTCCTGCCGATCAACGGTGCTGTGGAATGCCTCTTCGAGATGGGCTTTGAGGAG GTAATCAGGGAGTCTCTAGCTGCTCAAAGAGACCAGAGACTGATTGGAGGGCAACATCCGGCAGCGAGCCAAGAAGCCTCAGCACTTCCTGTACGACCAGTACTAACG GTGAGCGGAAAGAACTTCTTTGTGACTCTTCAGTCTAACTTCCAACATGTGCTGCTCTACGAAAAACCCGAGATTCAGCAGAAAGCCAGGAGCTACATTCCTTACACGCAGCTATCCTTGGCTGCTGATCAGAAGCTGAAGTTAGCTCAAGAGGCTGAAACAG AATGTAAACTAGGAAAAGACGACTTCGTGGTGCTGGAGTTGCTTCGCTGGTTCAAATCCCATTTCTTCTCCTGGGTCGACTGTTTGCCCTGCAGCAGTTGCGGAGGCCCCACCCAGAATAGGGGGTCGCTCGGTCCTACCGGCGACGATCTACGCTGGGGAGCCCAGAGAGTGGAGAACCACTACTGTCAGAGGTGCCAGTTAAGCACCAGATTCCCTCG CTATAACAACCCGGAGAAGCTTCTCCAAACCAGGAGAGGGCGCTGTGGGGAGTGGGCCAACTGTTTTACCCTGTGTTGCAGAGCTCTCTCCCTTGAAGCCAGGTACATCTGGGACAGCACAG ATCACGTATGGACAGAGGTTTACTCGGTGTCGCAGAGCCGTTGGCTGCACTGTGATTCGTGCGAGAACGTCTGTGATCAACCTTTACTCTATGAGGTCGGCTGGGGGAAGAAACTGGCCTATATTCTGGCTTTCTCACGAGACCAG GTGGTTGATGTGACGTGGCGGTATTCCTGCAAGCATCCAGAGGTTTTGTCAAGAAGGACCAATGTTGAGGAGACTTGGCTGCTGCACACCATAATTGGGCTCAACGCCTTG AGACAGCGATCCCTCGGTACGGACAGGAAATTAGAATTGACACGACGCTTACTTGTCGAGCTTGTGGAATTTATTTCCCCCAAAATAGCGAGACAAGGTGAACTGGGAGGACGCGTCTCCGGCTCTCTTGGCTGGAGGATGGCGAGAGGAGAAACAGGACATGCAGAATCAGGGAATATCAAGCAG GGTGCCGCTTATGTGTTTACGCCCACCGAGAAAGAAAGGAGAGACAAGTTAATCCACGTGTCGTACAATGCCGCTAAAGACCAATACTGTCGCATCTCTAATGACTTTGAGATCATCCACTGCTGGGATCAATGTGTGTGGCGGAAGGAGTCTGTCTTTAGGAAGCTGGAAGATGACTGGCACATG GTATATATTGCTCGAATGGAAGGCTCCTCTGTAGGACGGATACGCTGGAAATTTGACTTTGCTCCATCCAAATTAACAGTAAAGTCTGTCTCAATCAGGGCCTGCAGCCAAACATTCCATTTTGGCAATGTCAGCTGGCTCTTGCAATCGGGCACGACGGCGACTGAGTTTGCTGGAG ATGGGAGCATGCAGTCCTTCCAGTGTTTAAACGGAGCCTCTGAGTTTACTGTCACTGCACAGCTCAGCGGTGGGGAAGGGAATGTCTCATGGCAGCACGCTCAGCTGTTCAGACAAAGTCTGAAGGAGACAGAAGAGTCTCCGTTTGAAATGATCATTTGCCTTCAAAACGCATGA
- the ngly1 gene encoding peptide-N(4)-(N-acetyl-beta-glucosaminyl)asparagine amidase isoform X3 — MNPNVEKYRSIRIGNPTFSTKLLPINGAVECLFEMGFEESDTHLVFPNSSSLDQLKVIRESLAAQRDQRLIGGQHPAASQEASALPVRPVLTVSGKNFFVTLQSNFQHVLLYEKPEIQQKARSYIPYTQLSLAADQKLKLAQEAETECKLGKDDFVVLELLRWFKSHFFSWVDCLPCSSCGGPTQNRGSLGPTGDDLRWGAQRVENHYCQRCQLSTRFPRYNNPEKLLQTRRGRCGEWANCFTLCCRALSLEARYIWDSTDHVWTEVYSVSQSRWLHCDSCENVCDQPLLYEVGWGKKLAYILAFSRDQVVDVTWRYSCKHPEVLSRRTNVEETWLLHTIIGLNALRQRSLGTDRKLELTRRLLVELVEFISPKIARQGELGGRVSGSLGWRMARGETGHAESGNIKQGAAYVFTPTEKERRDKLIHVSYNAAKDQYCRISNDFEIIHCWDQCVWRKESVFRKLEDDWHMVYIARMEGSSVGRIRWKFDFAPSKLTVKSVSIRACSQTFHFGNVSWLLQSGTTATEFAGDGSMQSFQCLNGASEFTVTAQLSGGEGNVSWQHAQLFRQSLKETEESPFEMIICLQNA; from the exons GAACCCCAATGTGGAAAAATACCGATCAATCCGTATAGGCAATCCGACTTTTTCGACCAAGCTCCTGCCGATCAACGGTGCTGTGGAATGCCTCTTCGAGATGGGCTTTGAGGAG tCTGACACACACTTGGTATTCCCAAACTCTTCCTCATTGGACCAACTGAAGGTAATCAGGGAGTCTCTAGCTGCTCAAAGAGACCAGAGACTGATTGGAGGGCAACATCCGGCAGCGAGCCAAGAAGCCTCAGCACTTCCTGTACGACCAGTACTAACG GTGAGCGGAAAGAACTTCTTTGTGACTCTTCAGTCTAACTTCCAACATGTGCTGCTCTACGAAAAACCCGAGATTCAGCAGAAAGCCAGGAGCTACATTCCTTACACGCAGCTATCCTTGGCTGCTGATCAGAAGCTGAAGTTAGCTCAAGAGGCTGAAACAG AATGTAAACTAGGAAAAGACGACTTCGTGGTGCTGGAGTTGCTTCGCTGGTTCAAATCCCATTTCTTCTCCTGGGTCGACTGTTTGCCCTGCAGCAGTTGCGGAGGCCCCACCCAGAATAGGGGGTCGCTCGGTCCTACCGGCGACGATCTACGCTGGGGAGCCCAGAGAGTGGAGAACCACTACTGTCAGAGGTGCCAGTTAAGCACCAGATTCCCTCG CTATAACAACCCGGAGAAGCTTCTCCAAACCAGGAGAGGGCGCTGTGGGGAGTGGGCCAACTGTTTTACCCTGTGTTGCAGAGCTCTCTCCCTTGAAGCCAGGTACATCTGGGACAGCACAG ATCACGTATGGACAGAGGTTTACTCGGTGTCGCAGAGCCGTTGGCTGCACTGTGATTCGTGCGAGAACGTCTGTGATCAACCTTTACTCTATGAGGTCGGCTGGGGGAAGAAACTGGCCTATATTCTGGCTTTCTCACGAGACCAG GTGGTTGATGTGACGTGGCGGTATTCCTGCAAGCATCCAGAGGTTTTGTCAAGAAGGACCAATGTTGAGGAGACTTGGCTGCTGCACACCATAATTGGGCTCAACGCCTTG AGACAGCGATCCCTCGGTACGGACAGGAAATTAGAATTGACACGACGCTTACTTGTCGAGCTTGTGGAATTTATTTCCCCCAAAATAGCGAGACAAGGTGAACTGGGAGGACGCGTCTCCGGCTCTCTTGGCTGGAGGATGGCGAGAGGAGAAACAGGACATGCAGAATCAGGGAATATCAAGCAG GGTGCCGCTTATGTGTTTACGCCCACCGAGAAAGAAAGGAGAGACAAGTTAATCCACGTGTCGTACAATGCCGCTAAAGACCAATACTGTCGCATCTCTAATGACTTTGAGATCATCCACTGCTGGGATCAATGTGTGTGGCGGAAGGAGTCTGTCTTTAGGAAGCTGGAAGATGACTGGCACATG GTATATATTGCTCGAATGGAAGGCTCCTCTGTAGGACGGATACGCTGGAAATTTGACTTTGCTCCATCCAAATTAACAGTAAAGTCTGTCTCAATCAGGGCCTGCAGCCAAACATTCCATTTTGGCAATGTCAGCTGGCTCTTGCAATCGGGCACGACGGCGACTGAGTTTGCTGGAG ATGGGAGCATGCAGTCCTTCCAGTGTTTAAACGGAGCCTCTGAGTTTACTGTCACTGCACAGCTCAGCGGTGGGGAAGGGAATGTCTCATGGCAGCACGCTCAGCTGTTCAGACAAAGTCTGAAGGAGACAGAAGAGTCTCCGTTTGAAATGATCATTTGCCTTCAAAACGCATGA
- the ngly1 gene encoding peptide-N(4)-(N-acetyl-beta-glucosaminyl)asparagine amidase isoform X1, protein MALTPAVTLLCENSNEVFFDVCKLLLSYADNILRNPNVEKYRSIRIGNPTFSTKLLPINGAVECLFEMGFEESDTHLVFPNSSSLDQLKVIRESLAAQRDQRLIGGQHPAASQEASALPVRPVLTVSGKNFFVTLQSNFQHVLLYEKPEIQQKARSYIPYTQLSLAADQKLKLAQEAETECKLGKDDFVVLELLRWFKSHFFSWVDCLPCSSCGGPTQNRGSLGPTGDDLRWGAQRVENHYCQRCQLSTRFPRYNNPEKLLQTRRGRCGEWANCFTLCCRALSLEARYIWDSTDHVWTEVYSVSQSRWLHCDSCENVCDQPLLYEVGWGKKLAYILAFSRDQVVDVTWRYSCKHPEVLSRRTNVEETWLLHTIIGLNALRQRSLGTDRKLELTRRLLVELVEFISPKIARQGELGGRVSGSLGWRMARGETGHAESGNIKQGAAYVFTPTEKERRDKLIHVSYNAAKDQYCRISNDFEIIHCWDQCVWRKESVFRKLEDDWHMVYIARMEGSSVGRIRWKFDFAPSKLTVKSVSIRACSQTFHFGNVSWLLQSGTTATEFAGDGSMQSFQCLNGASEFTVTAQLSGGEGNVSWQHAQLFRQSLKETEESPFEMIICLQNA, encoded by the exons GAACCCCAATGTGGAAAAATACCGATCAATCCGTATAGGCAATCCGACTTTTTCGACCAAGCTCCTGCCGATCAACGGTGCTGTGGAATGCCTCTTCGAGATGGGCTTTGAGGAG tCTGACACACACTTGGTATTCCCAAACTCTTCCTCATTGGACCAACTGAAGGTAATCAGGGAGTCTCTAGCTGCTCAAAGAGACCAGAGACTGATTGGAGGGCAACATCCGGCAGCGAGCCAAGAAGCCTCAGCACTTCCTGTACGACCAGTACTAACG GTGAGCGGAAAGAACTTCTTTGTGACTCTTCAGTCTAACTTCCAACATGTGCTGCTCTACGAAAAACCCGAGATTCAGCAGAAAGCCAGGAGCTACATTCCTTACACGCAGCTATCCTTGGCTGCTGATCAGAAGCTGAAGTTAGCTCAAGAGGCTGAAACAG AATGTAAACTAGGAAAAGACGACTTCGTGGTGCTGGAGTTGCTTCGCTGGTTCAAATCCCATTTCTTCTCCTGGGTCGACTGTTTGCCCTGCAGCAGTTGCGGAGGCCCCACCCAGAATAGGGGGTCGCTCGGTCCTACCGGCGACGATCTACGCTGGGGAGCCCAGAGAGTGGAGAACCACTACTGTCAGAGGTGCCAGTTAAGCACCAGATTCCCTCG CTATAACAACCCGGAGAAGCTTCTCCAAACCAGGAGAGGGCGCTGTGGGGAGTGGGCCAACTGTTTTACCCTGTGTTGCAGAGCTCTCTCCCTTGAAGCCAGGTACATCTGGGACAGCACAG ATCACGTATGGACAGAGGTTTACTCGGTGTCGCAGAGCCGTTGGCTGCACTGTGATTCGTGCGAGAACGTCTGTGATCAACCTTTACTCTATGAGGTCGGCTGGGGGAAGAAACTGGCCTATATTCTGGCTTTCTCACGAGACCAG GTGGTTGATGTGACGTGGCGGTATTCCTGCAAGCATCCAGAGGTTTTGTCAAGAAGGACCAATGTTGAGGAGACTTGGCTGCTGCACACCATAATTGGGCTCAACGCCTTG AGACAGCGATCCCTCGGTACGGACAGGAAATTAGAATTGACACGACGCTTACTTGTCGAGCTTGTGGAATTTATTTCCCCCAAAATAGCGAGACAAGGTGAACTGGGAGGACGCGTCTCCGGCTCTCTTGGCTGGAGGATGGCGAGAGGAGAAACAGGACATGCAGAATCAGGGAATATCAAGCAG GGTGCCGCTTATGTGTTTACGCCCACCGAGAAAGAAAGGAGAGACAAGTTAATCCACGTGTCGTACAATGCCGCTAAAGACCAATACTGTCGCATCTCTAATGACTTTGAGATCATCCACTGCTGGGATCAATGTGTGTGGCGGAAGGAGTCTGTCTTTAGGAAGCTGGAAGATGACTGGCACATG GTATATATTGCTCGAATGGAAGGCTCCTCTGTAGGACGGATACGCTGGAAATTTGACTTTGCTCCATCCAAATTAACAGTAAAGTCTGTCTCAATCAGGGCCTGCAGCCAAACATTCCATTTTGGCAATGTCAGCTGGCTCTTGCAATCGGGCACGACGGCGACTGAGTTTGCTGGAG ATGGGAGCATGCAGTCCTTCCAGTGTTTAAACGGAGCCTCTGAGTTTACTGTCACTGCACAGCTCAGCGGTGGGGAAGGGAATGTCTCATGGCAGCACGCTCAGCTGTTCAGACAAAGTCTGAAGGAGACAGAAGAGTCTCCGTTTGAAATGATCATTTGCCTTCAAAACGCATGA
- the ngly1 gene encoding peptide-N(4)-(N-acetyl-beta-glucosaminyl)asparagine amidase isoform X5 translates to MALTPAVTLLCENSNEVFFDVCKLLLSYADNILRNPNVEKYRSIRIGNPTFSTKLLPINGAVECLFEMGFEESDTHLVFPNSSSLDQLKVIRESLAAQRDQRLIGGQHPAASQEASALPVRPVLTVSGKNFFVTLQSNFQHVLLYEKPEIQQKARSYIPYTQLSLAADQKLKLAQEAETECKLGKDDFVVLELLRWFKSHFFSWVDCLPCSSCGGPTQNRGSLGPTGDDLRWGAQRVENHYCQRCQLSTRFPRYNNPEKLLQTRRGRCGEWANCFTLCCRALSLEARYIWDSTDHVWTEVYSVSQSRWLHCDSCENVCDQPLLYEVGWGKKLAYILAFSRDQVVDVTWRYSCKHPEVLSRRTNVEETWLLHTIIGLNALRQRSLGTDRKLELTRRLLVELVEFISPKIARQGELGGRVSGSLGWRMARGETGHAESGNIKQGAAYVFTPTEKERRDKLIHVSYNAAKDQYCRISNDFEIIHCWDQCVWRKESVFRKLEDDWHMGLQPNIPFWQCQLALAIGHDGD, encoded by the exons GAACCCCAATGTGGAAAAATACCGATCAATCCGTATAGGCAATCCGACTTTTTCGACCAAGCTCCTGCCGATCAACGGTGCTGTGGAATGCCTCTTCGAGATGGGCTTTGAGGAG tCTGACACACACTTGGTATTCCCAAACTCTTCCTCATTGGACCAACTGAAGGTAATCAGGGAGTCTCTAGCTGCTCAAAGAGACCAGAGACTGATTGGAGGGCAACATCCGGCAGCGAGCCAAGAAGCCTCAGCACTTCCTGTACGACCAGTACTAACG GTGAGCGGAAAGAACTTCTTTGTGACTCTTCAGTCTAACTTCCAACATGTGCTGCTCTACGAAAAACCCGAGATTCAGCAGAAAGCCAGGAGCTACATTCCTTACACGCAGCTATCCTTGGCTGCTGATCAGAAGCTGAAGTTAGCTCAAGAGGCTGAAACAG AATGTAAACTAGGAAAAGACGACTTCGTGGTGCTGGAGTTGCTTCGCTGGTTCAAATCCCATTTCTTCTCCTGGGTCGACTGTTTGCCCTGCAGCAGTTGCGGAGGCCCCACCCAGAATAGGGGGTCGCTCGGTCCTACCGGCGACGATCTACGCTGGGGAGCCCAGAGAGTGGAGAACCACTACTGTCAGAGGTGCCAGTTAAGCACCAGATTCCCTCG CTATAACAACCCGGAGAAGCTTCTCCAAACCAGGAGAGGGCGCTGTGGGGAGTGGGCCAACTGTTTTACCCTGTGTTGCAGAGCTCTCTCCCTTGAAGCCAGGTACATCTGGGACAGCACAG ATCACGTATGGACAGAGGTTTACTCGGTGTCGCAGAGCCGTTGGCTGCACTGTGATTCGTGCGAGAACGTCTGTGATCAACCTTTACTCTATGAGGTCGGCTGGGGGAAGAAACTGGCCTATATTCTGGCTTTCTCACGAGACCAG GTGGTTGATGTGACGTGGCGGTATTCCTGCAAGCATCCAGAGGTTTTGTCAAGAAGGACCAATGTTGAGGAGACTTGGCTGCTGCACACCATAATTGGGCTCAACGCCTTG AGACAGCGATCCCTCGGTACGGACAGGAAATTAGAATTGACACGACGCTTACTTGTCGAGCTTGTGGAATTTATTTCCCCCAAAATAGCGAGACAAGGTGAACTGGGAGGACGCGTCTCCGGCTCTCTTGGCTGGAGGATGGCGAGAGGAGAAACAGGACATGCAGAATCAGGGAATATCAAGCAG GGTGCCGCTTATGTGTTTACGCCCACCGAGAAAGAAAGGAGAGACAAGTTAATCCACGTGTCGTACAATGCCGCTAAAGACCAATACTGTCGCATCTCTAATGACTTTGAGATCATCCACTGCTGGGATCAATGTGTGTGGCGGAAGGAGTCTGTCTTTAGGAAGCTGGAAGATGACTGGCACATG GGCCTGCAGCCAAACATTCCATTTTGGCAATGTCAGCTGGCTCTTGCAATCGGGCACGACGGCGACTGA